From the genome of Takifugu rubripes chromosome 10, fTakRub1.2, whole genome shotgun sequence:
CAGGCATAAAGGCGTTATCTGTATTCTAGCCTGGCAGAGCGGAGGACAAGGAAAAATCAGGTTGTAATGACCTTCCATCGTCCCTCTCAAACGTGTCTCAGGCCTGAAAGGCTCCTGTCTTGGCTCTGAACTAGGGCCGTGTTGGTTAAAGCGGACGACTGCTTCACAATGAAACTATTGTCCATGCTGAAAATAAAGCAACCCTGCGTGAGCTGGACAATCTGTCTGCAGGACTGCGCTGAAAACTGCCTGACCTGCACCTCTGAGCCCCTTCGGAGGCTTCCCAGCTCGGCGTAGAACCATACCTGAACAGGATTCACGAGAATTATCCCATACGCTGCTAATTATAGAATCCTAGTCCTCCGACACCCGGCTGCCCCGGGATGATAATATGACCTACAACAGAAGGACGCACGCACAGCTCCGGCGCTACACCTCTCACGGCGCCACGGCAACGACGAGAGGAAGGCGAAGAGTTAAAACCAGCCCGTTTACGTGTCATTGCAAAACAGTGTGTAAGAAGCTGTTTCCTCCATCTGATCGGGGGTGCGGCGCTATTGTTTCACTGACAAAGGAAGGTCGCCTCTTCCATCCAGACTGATTCCAGACTGTCTGCCATGAAGCATCTCGTCCTTCAGCCAACGCTGCGGCGAGATGTTTATTCTCTTAATCAGTGCTGGCAGACGGCTTCAGTCCAGCCATTTTTGCGCAAAAAAAGCTCACGAAACTCTAATATCCGTCTCTATCATTTTAATCTCTTGGCAACGGCGGGCGGTAGTGCTTCATCGtgttgctcaaggacacttcatCACATGCCAACACATGCCTGGAACACGATAGAAAACCCAGAAGTTGAACCACTGACACAAGAACTCATCAACAAATGAAGGCTGAAAGACACCAAGTCAAACTTAAAAAACTGGAACGCTCCGATAGTTTTGCTTTGGAAGCGCTCTAAAGTCAATTTTCCGTCACCTGCACGGAATTAATGGAATGGTTTTTCCAAACCCCGCGGCTGTTCTGGATTATCAGAGTTCCCCAAGCTGACCTCAGGAAAAACAAGGAGATAAATTCAATCACTGACGCCTGAGAAGGTTCCAGATGTTCTCTCAGGGGGCCGAGGCTGAACATCTGAGGTtccctttgacccctgacctctcttGTCTGCCTGCATCGTACGGCCTCTTCGCTGTTTTCAGACAATGGAGCCTTCCTGCGCGCTAGCTGCGAAACAGCCCTTTCCCATCATTATCTGTGGGATATCTAAAAAAATATTCTGCGTTTTCTGCGTTCTCCAGAGCAGCTGTTTGTTCCGAAGCTATAAAATCAGAACCACGCTTATTCTTCTGTGATAACCAGAGCTCCTCTAATCAGCGTCCAGCCCACGCGTTCCTCCAGCATTACTCTCCAaccacaggggaaaaaaaaaacacggataaatgccattttttttcctcttcccacGCTTGCTGATAGCTGCAAGGATGACCAAGTAGAGCCCCAAGAGGTCAAGGTTCGGAATATTACAATATCTCCGGGCATCATTAAGGAGTTACATTAGCTGAATAAACAGAAGCGTAAATGACCTAATGACATATGAACTCAATGGAGTCATTTAATCCTACAAATGATCTGGGGAATGTGAAACAAGACCTAGTTCAATGACAAGTAGCATGCCAGAAGCATGGAATGACATTGCTAACATGTAGCAGAAGTATAGCATTAGCATGATCTTAGCTTTAATGGGAGGCTAACAGGATACCTCTGGTACATTTGCCATTTTTTTGATGACACAACGCAGCCAAATGAGCAAATCATAAAAGCTTATGTTAGCAATAGTGGTTTAATTAAACTCTTTAAAGGCCTGTTGAAATTTCTGCAGGTTTCCCAGGAGGAAAAGAGATCAACGCTGGGCAATACAATAAGCAAACGAATGGTTGTGGTTGATGCTGCATGGATAATTTACAACCCAGAATCAAATACATGCATTAATCCTGACAGACTCTTCACCGCTCTGGCATGGATTAGATAATCAAAGCTTTAATGAAGTGCCATTTGGCCAGACCAGACGCCGGCCACGCAGCCGAGCCGAGGGGTGCGATGGTGGCGTCCTTCATCCGTCAGCCGTCCTGAAACGCCGCCACCAGCGTCTCGGCTGACAGCTGTCAGCAGAGGCAAAGCTGAGGAGGACCTCTGGAGCTTTCACCGGCCTTCAAATCTAGCAACAGATGCCGTCTGTCACCATCTCCCACATTCCTCCGACGCCAACGGGTTAAAGCTGGGTCTGGAGGAATGTCATGTGATGCTTCAGAGGTGAGGCCTCCGGACGGCAACAGGACCATCAATAAATGTCTTGTTATGAAGTTCCACCACGCAGACGTTTGCTCAAGCGTAAACAGGCTGCAAGTACGGAAGTGATTTAAAATGCTATAAAAATTCACAACCACTCGAGACGGCCTGACTCTTAAATAGATGTTTTCTCCCACAAGTGTCTTTGAATATAAGGAAATGTGACCTTTTGTTTCCGCCACCGAGCAGACAGCAGACTTTGGAAGTTCATAGAGTCCGGTGGGAATACCTGAACGCTCCGGCTATTTTCAGATTTTCTATAATTCAACCATTTGAAATATAACAGAGTAGAATTTATAGCATCCACTCCAACCAGGAAGATGTGGATTTATGCTGGTAAAAGGTTGCCAGTTTGATTCCAGCTCAACCCTGCATGTCTGCCCCGTGCCCACGCTCCTTACTCGCCCCCTGATGTGAGCGTGTGGGTGACAGGTGACCCGTCCAGAGGTGGATTCCCTCCTGGGGACTGCTGGGACCTGCTTAGCTCTGCTCCAGATGTGGTCCGGCAGAAAATGCTGAGCAGCATCCTCCACACGACACGTTCTCAACGTGGAACCACAAAACGCCACAGCAGAAATGGGGGAAAGCTGACTCAGCTGTTCTatcagagcagacagcagctcttcctcctcctcctcctcctcctctaataCTCTGAATCAGCACATATCAAAGATTGGGGCTGACAATAAGATGATGAGGTGGCACTTTCTGACAGCACTGTTGCACCGTTTAAATCACAACAATCAACTTTTCAACGCACATATTTGTTGAATGACAAAGTCTGAAAATAAAACCCTCTATTGTCAGccatttaggattttttttacaggatAAAGATGGCCATTTATGCTTATTTTACACATCGATTATGTCTGTAGCGCATTTTGCAAGCCTGGACAGTTGTGCAGATTTGTCAGGTCATAATCTTAATTTCTTTGTTCATGACAGTTAGGCCAGTTTGGCAAATCTCCCTCTAATCTGAAGGAAAATGTTTCATGTGGTTCCCATTACCTTCCAAATCCACGTTCTTATTCAgcactttcttctttcttcccaCCTTGACTCAGATCCAGGAgtgaaagaggagggggggaaaaaatccagaCGGGTTATTCCAACCGGGACCGAGCCATCCTCGATCTGTTAATCCGTCAGAGAAAGTGTGGGGAAGTTAAATCAAAGCGGGGTAAAGTGAGGGGTTGTGGAAGATACTGGCATTGTTGTCCCAGAGGATGCGTCCGGCGGCAGCATGGCCAGAGACTTCCACAGAAAAGTGCGGACCTCCAGCTTCTTTGTCGCTTCTACTTCCTAATATCAAACTTACGTCAACCCCCACACAACAACATGGCCGACCCAGCCTATGGGACCGGAGCCACACAGCTGGAGACGCGGCCGCCCGAGGTACAGCTGCTCCGAGCGGGCCAGGGAGACGAGAAAGGTCGCACACCGCccgggtggaggtggaggtccgTGCGGATGTGGCGGATGGGacggaagaagagaagaagagcgcAGAGGAGGTCGATTaatggaagaagaaaaggagggctCGCGCCTTGGGTTGTAGGATTTTCGGTAAAGTTGGTCTCTCCCGCCCCCTGTCGGTGGCGGCGCGGTACTGCAGTCGAGGTCGTTGCATGTGGGTGAGACACAAAAGACAGACGCACGAAGAGGAATTgggttttaatttaattatgaCGATTACAAACTGAAATGTGACTTCAAATAGAAAAACTGAGATTAGAATAACGTATCGGAGTTGCATGTTAAACTTTGGATTTCGACTTAAAAATTCGACTTGTTATCCATCTTATTTTCTAAAGTCTTGATTGTTTTTGAAGCAATTTCaaactttttatttcttttcacatCACTTTAGGGATACATTTCAGCcgttcctccttttttcctcccgaAAGTCGTAAAAATGTCTTAAGATAGAATACAATTTGTGAACGAAACCAGATATATTTAAAGCAAGATTGTTTCCTTCATATGGGCCCCATCGATCGTCGATGTCTTCACCTTCTGGTGGTAGATTGCAGAGAACAAAGCTTGCCGTGTCTTGTTGAACCTCATAAGATGCTTTGACACAATTTCCATGTCATTTCCATCTTGTTAatgtggcggggtggagagaggtggaacggttcacgacaacgccacctggggagtttcaccccaggaattaaccggagaagaggcacgcgcagataaggttctattccagaggcagagacaggattgagggttatgcactacaattttattaaatccaatactcaatataactcggctgtacaaaagtcaaacaaaaggggtggacagggctggggccccaccggcaggtaaaactcaattaggggagataaacaaactaaaaacacccgtgctactacaaacaaaactacacacgagaggtgatgaaaacgccctccaccaggggttgggtccccgccgtggcccgcagcacctgtccacaaagaaaagagaacaattaaatttacaatgataaacaatcagacgcgacgagcgcacacacacacctcacacacacacacaggcaaataaatggtgaccaggtcgtctaaaagaacacaacgtcaaccaagacacgaaaagcaacaaaacctaaaaaaagtaaatataaattgatacaatttacacactgttaagagtctaaaatttaggcaaaagctccgtggtcgcctcggcggcaccaccacgtctcagcgccgtttctccgagcaaaggggagcgaggggagagggagagagaacaagagagagCCCCGAACCAAAGGaccgagccaaagcagcagtgggtccagtacgcgaggtagtccgtgccgactgtgtttggtggcgcccccactccgtgaggggttcccgctggggcaacgcgacccactgacgccattAAAACACTCCAGTCACCACGGGCTGGAAATCCAATAAAATGACGTGTCAACACCGGAAGGTGCACCACCATATATAGACACAGAGCAGTAAAGCCTGAGTCACATGCTCCTCACCTGTCACCGGTGAGATAAAGGTGAATCACACCTTGATGCGATTATTCACAGCATCCAACTGTTAACATTGGacacaaacaaatggaagcACATTCGCTTTAACCGGATGTTTTCACGCCTGTAAAACAGGCaaatcactttaattaaaaagcCTTATCGTCAGAACAAAAAGTGTGAGCAGGAACTCAGCAATCATTTCAATAAACCCGCAGCAGGAGGTGGTTGATGCAGGTTTATTAATATTCCACGCAGATTATTGCAGGAAGACACTCAGGGTGAGTCAAGCAACAGCTGATTACTGGATAAATCATCTTATCTGCACAGCTCGGCACATGTAATTAGGCGATTAACAGGATGATGCCCAGCtcaaatatgttgtttttttacccGTCGTTAAGGCCTTTTGCTTAATTAGACTGTGATTGCTGACTCATTTCCATACAAGACGTGGATGATTATATTATGATGGTTAACAGTAATTAATTTCCACTTAGATACGGGGAGAACCTGGTGAAGCAGCCTTCTTCATCCACTGCAATTATGTTAATGTGGTTTAGTGTAACTTGATTTAAACTCTAATTTCACCACGTTTTGGATGAATATTACAGTTCTTTTGATGTGTTACTGTAGAGAGAGTTTGGTTCGTCGTATTTAATGTCTAAAATTCTAATCCACAATGATATATTATTGTGCGGATCATCATATACTCATTACTATAAATAAAACTACGCAAATAAAAATGTCACCTTTTCATCACGCCGGTTTTAAATGCTTTCAAAAGTTactattttgttttctttctgtctttttaaaaaaaagttatttaaacTCACAAATACTGTTCCGATTGGTTCTGTGACACCCTGGTGCATTGGCTCATGTTGACCACTTGGGGGCAGTGTTCTCTCAGGGTACTGCCTGCTTAACGccatcatttcttttcttttcaattttggAGTCCTGCTGATAAAGGCAGTCGGGAACAAATCCTTAAATACTTGCTTCTTTAGAGGATACAGAGGTGAGGCCACTGGAAGCTCTGACAGGAGCTGagccattttctgctgctgtcagttgCACTCAAAGGGGCAACAGAGAGTCCTTCTAAAAGAAAATATACTGGCGATGCAGTTCACAGAGCAACTCTGAGCTGTGCcttcaaataaaaccaaataaTTCACACACAGATTGTACAAAGGTATAACTGGTGAAGATTAAAACTCCAGGTTTTATCATTTCATCGTCTCTGGTGACAGAATTTTCAGGTttgacaaaaaaggaaaacagaacaGCGGGAAAACTAAACTATTTATATAGTACATCTGTTTTTTTCAATTCAAACATATACTGATAATTTAATTAGGCAAATATAAACTGCACAATATATGGATATGTGTTCTCTTTAATGTTGCATATTTTGAATTTAAACACgaatgtctctttttttttttttaccttttagAGAAAGCTACATCTCCCTTAGCAACAAGACAAATCTTGCCACACAGTAATTTGATGCATCGGTATAAATAATTTACTTGTGCATTAACATTCCGTAATACCCACAGCAAAgatttcctcttcatcgttTTCTGTAATTACTGTAAAGTATTTCCCATCACTCCATCCTTCTTTTGTGGTTTTGTGTTGTGGATCAGTCAGAAATCAAGGTGATGtgggtttgacctctgacctgaacaTGGGGACTGAGCACAAAACCGTGTAATAGAAGGTATAAGTAGCATTACGTGTGTTCAAAttgattcatgtttttttttcttttaaaaaaatagatgaATTCAAAAATATACCTATACGTCAGATTTCACGTCACAGCTGCTTGGAATCAGACATAACCATATTTGGTTGCGTGGCCTCTCACAGGAGGTGTAAAGATGAAAAATAACTAAAAATATATGTTGCTAAATTAAGACAGCCTCCCGAGAGCCTCTCTTTGATGCTCGTCTGTGGAGGGGAGGCTGTCAGGCGTGTTTCAGCACCGGACAGCTCCCCCGGCACCCTGCCGAGGCTTCACCGACCACGTGATCCTGTCAAAGCCGTGACGTCGTTTTGACTTTAAATCATCGTTTAATTAATAGTCATGTTTGAATTCaagagaattatttttttttttttttttttaggaaatgACTTGTCTCGGGGCATCTCATTGACGGAAAAAGGACTCCAATGGGACACagggtgtgcgtgcgtgcgcgtgtgtttgttggGGAGGGTGATGACGCAGGCGCCCACCTCTCCACCCCCGCCCCACCCAACATCCTGCGTGCCATGCAATAAGGCATGCCTTTCGGAATCATGAATAAAAAACCAAGGGGATTTAAGTTCCTGGGAGGCAGGAAAGTTCTCCGCAGATGTATGTTTGGAGCTCCTCGCCCCGTCCATGAGCGAGTGCAGGTAGACCTTGCCGAGAAGTGAGCTGCGGACGCACAGAGGACTGCGGAACCAGCACAAAGAGACCGAGGAAGGCTttctgaagaagaggagagaaagagacagactgTGTGTGACGCGAGGGACTGAGATAGAGATCCTATCTCACTCTCCCAGTTCAAGTCTTCAGCGCGTCGGAGCTCTCCACTGGTAAGACGCGTCTCTTTTACGCATCGCAAAAGTGGTGAAGAAAGTAAGTTTTGTGATCTTTTTCTTCCAGTAACTCATTTGTGGGACGTGAAAGTGATCAGATATTACAGATGGCATCGGAGAATATCTGAAATCTACCTGCTCATTCACTgattgctgctttttttttctgttgcagcaGCACAATGTCTAGTAAAGCGACTTTAGCTTTCCTCATCTGTGGGGTCATAATGCACTACAGCGTCATCTGCTCACCTGTGGGGCTTAGCTTTCCCAGTGTTAGGTACGTATACCTTTATCTGACGTCCACTGTCACCTCTGAGGTCGAGAATGTCTCCCCTGTAGGGGGACGTTGTGCGTTATTGCCGCTGCGTGTCTGCTTCTCCGATGTGGGCTGTTTCTGCGCGTAAAGTAGCCTGTTGGATTACCGGATAACAGCATCTGGCAGACAATCCGTATAGAGCTTCACGCACAGAAACATTCACCAGAGAACGGATGTAATGTGATTCAGGCTGCCGTGCCAGTGTTCCAGCCTGTCCTGCGGTCATTAATCCAATAATTTATCAGATTTAATCATTAAGTGGATATTTCTCATAGTTCGGACAGCTGTTTGTGTTCCCATATGATATTCAGAGATTTAGTTTGGTGGTGTTCTTCTTTGTTCAGATAATGTATATAAGGGTGTTTCTAATTATTTCCAGACTCGACAGTGAAGTTTATGATGACGGTGGGAATTCCCTACAGTCTCTGGATTATGACAGAGACATGGAAGTGAGGAGTCCTCCGTCTGTCGCTGACGACCTCTACTCCTTCTATTACGCACCAGAGAAAAGGTGACtatcatttctctctctttgtttcttttcttttttttttttttccaaacgaTGCCTCCTCGACGTCCGTGTCGAACATCTCCCATCGCTGTAGTCCTGCTCTGTCTGTTCTTCGTTTTTGTGTGAGTCACTGTGGCAATTTGAAACAccattaattttttttcttaaattataATTTGGGATTTCACCTACTTTATGTATTGAACCATTCGATTCACGGGGAAGCGGAATTAAATATAGAAATGACGCAAATTTCCAAAGAAAATCAATGAGGTGAGGCTTCAAATTTGCCTTTAAACACCTTAAATGTCGTGACGCATTCAGGTGACAGCTATACTTCCAACTCCAGAGGCCCTGAATTACGCCTTCCTCCGACCTGCTATAACATTTAAAACTGTTGCCTTTTCTTGCGCTGGGTGtgtgttgattttattttattttattttattttattttattttatttttttaccgtGTGGCTGTCTGTCATCCCAGAACGGAAAGACACGCAGACGGCATGTTTAATAAAGCCTACAGGAAGGCGCTGGGTCAGTTATCAGCCAGGAAATATCTGCATTCTCTGATGGCAAAACGTGTAGGGTAAGAGCATCTTCTTGGTTgtcatcttttcttttgtgtgttggtgtgcgTCTGGCTCCCCGTGATTAGTCATTTAAATGCACATAAGTCACGCTGTTTTACgcattgtgtgtctgtggtccCATCATCTTTCCCGGCTTGCCTCTGGGCGCCGTCTGAATCAGCCTTTATTATTGCTATAAGACCGCCATGAGTGCACAAATGGGCACTTGATTGATTTGGGAAGTGTCATTTTCTGAGCTCGCCGATGCGTCGTTAAGGCGGAGAGGGAAGAATTATCCCGCAATGACTTAAATTTATTTCAACATGAATAATTTATGAGCGTCAGTGATTCCCGGGGAAATGTGGGTGGAGGTGTGCGGGAGCATTTACTAAAGCAGGGGGGTGAAAATAGATGTCCTGGGAGGGGCTAAAGGTTAACAAAATAGCTTATATATTTGACATTTGCAACATCATTATGCAGAAATAGGATGATAAAGGCTGCCTGCCTTATTGGGAGATAATTGATGGAATATTTCCCCTCCCTTATCCCAATTGTGCTGCATTTAGGCATCATTCTCCCTCTGAGATGAGCATAAACTCAAGTGTCCAGACCTCTTTGCATCAACCCCGCATGTCCCTCCTGTTTGTCTCTCACACAGCGGTGGGAATACCCTGGAGGACAGCTCGGAGCCCCTCTCCAAGCGACACTCAGACGGGATCTTTACAGACAGCTACAGCCGCTACCGAAAGCAAATGGCGGTCAAGAAGTACCTGGCGGCAGTCCTTGGGAAAAGGTATAGACAGAGAATTAGGAACAAAGGACGTCGGATGGCGTACTTGTAGCATCTCCCCCTCCTatagtgaaaaacaaaacataaaaaactTATGTGTGCCACCCCAGATGAAGTCATTCTGAGATCAACAATcagtgggtttttcttttttgctcccAAACATGTATTTATGTATGAAGTAAGCCAttaaaatgagtattttgataataataatgctttttattttgtacTTAAAGCACTTAAGGACACACATATCTACTCTGTGGACCAATTTTTGTTCATtctaaaaagagagagagagaaatagcCTCTATTTATGtattcattgatttatttttgttaggACGGATTTATAGAGGGGAGACAGTTGTTCCCAGAATGCCCCAACAGCCCCTGTCTTTTAAACATCCAGTGAAGGGAAACGATTGTGAGGAGAAATAAATAGTTTAAAAGACAATCAATGTGCTGAATGCTGCTTTTTGTAAAGTGACGTTAAGAGTTTAGTTGTCTCTATTCACAACAGCCTTGAAGACGTAGTTTTACACCAAATCCTACAAGACATAGACATTGACGCCCTCCCGGACGGGGATGAGTTTGAGGCGTTCTTGGGAGACTGGCTGAAACGGTTCTATCCGAAATTCCCGGTGAGTTTCAGGCTCGTTCCTGACGCCGAGTCCTCGTGAGGAGGGGCGAGGCGTtcccgcctcccctcctccctttctcttcaGGCCTTTAACTCTTCTGTGATCCTGCTCCGAACACGTGAACTCTCCCTCTCGTGCCTCATTTGTGCTCCTGTCGCTCGGATTGTTTTCATTCCAACAACGCAGCAGCATGAATCCCTGCTGAATTAGGCAATCTTTAAAGTTTATTGGATCTTTTCAACATTCCTAATCTGAGATGACGCCGGGCACATCTGAGGCGGTTGGTGTCCTTCTCCTTCCATACCTTCAGACTCATGTAAAGTGCTGATCTTGTGTTTCTCTCCTGATGGTTTTATCATGTCTCTCCAGCCCATATAATAAGTATCAGAACCT
Proteins encoded in this window:
- the adcyap1a gene encoding adenylate cyclase activating polypeptide 1a isoform X1, with amino-acid sequence MSSKATLAFLICGVIMHYSVICSPVGLSFPSVRLDSEVYDDGGNSLQSLDYDRDMEVRSPPSVADDLYSFYYAPEKRTERHADGMFNKAYRKALGQLSARKYLHSLMAKRVGGGNTLEDSSEPLSKRHSDGIFTDSYSRYRKQMAVKKYLAAVLGKSLEDVVLHQILQDIDIDALPDGDEFEAFLGDWLKRFYPKFPVSFRLVPDAESS
- the adcyap1a gene encoding adenylate cyclase activating polypeptide 1a isoform X2, with the protein product MSSKATLAFLICGVIMHYSVICSPVGLSFPSVRLDSEVYDDGGNSLQSLDYDRDMEVRSPPSVADDLYSFYYAPEKRTERHADGMFNKAYRKALGQLSARKYLHSLMAKRVGGGNTLEDSSEPLSKRHSDGIFTDSYSRYRKQMAVKKYLAAVLGKSLEDVVLHQILQDIDIDALPDGDEFEAFLGDWLKRFYPKFPAL
- the adcyap1a gene encoding adenylate cyclase activating polypeptide 1a isoform X3, translating into MSSKATLAFLICGVIMHYSVICSPVGLSFPSVRLDSEVYDDGGNSLQSLDYDRDMEVRSPPSVADDLYSFYYAPEKSGGNTLEDSSEPLSKRHSDGIFTDSYSRYRKQMAVKKYLAAVLGKSLEDVVLHQILQDIDIDALPDGDEFEAFLGDWLKRFYPKFPVSFRLVPDAESS
- the adcyap1a gene encoding pituitary adenylate cyclase-activating polypeptide precursor; the protein is MSSKATLAFLICGVIMHYSVICSPVGLSFPSVRLDSEVYDDGGNSLQSLDYDRDMEVRSPPSVADDLYSFYYAPEKRTERHADGMFNKAYRKALGQLSARKYLHSLMAKRVGGGNTLEDSSEPLSKRHSDGIFTDSYSRYRKQMAVKKYLAAVLGKRYRQRIRNKGRRMAYL
- the adcyap1a gene encoding adenylate cyclase activating polypeptide 1a isoform X4 translates to MSSKATLAFLICGVIMHYSVICSPVGLSFPSVRLDSEVYDDGGNSLQSLDYDRDMEVRSPPSVADDLYSFYYAPEKSGGNTLEDSSEPLSKRHSDGIFTDSYSRYRKQMAVKKYLAAVLGKRYRQRIRNKGRRMAYL